The following are encoded in a window of Geobacter metallireducens GS-15 genomic DNA:
- a CDS encoding CHAD domain-containing protein, whose amino-acid sequence MTITDETPLWVAAPALLAARTDDFFGRWRRALKTLDSEDIHDLRVSSRRLREGCVLFSPLYPDGLARVIRRVRKVTRLLGPLRNADEAVFFFRELSVALPEPCRESLGVLMGRQEALRNVEHRRLAKGLESLGAGKTNSAFVRAMARPAVFPQPPVAVDPFTPIGSFAAAALDGSLADLLPLVPSARDEEAAAAQHALRIAVKHYRYRVEILSFLMAAEGYGDIHATIKAYQDCLGTMHDLDVFVDMVRHGGLPPEVECVILNAIAERRGKSFARFGELLGGHPFELIGEEVRRAL is encoded by the coding sequence TTGACGATCACGGACGAAACGCCTCTCTGGGTCGCAGCACCGGCGCTTCTGGCGGCCCGGACCGATGATTTCTTCGGCCGGTGGCGCAGGGCACTGAAGACCCTGGATTCTGAGGATATTCACGATCTGCGGGTCTCCTCCCGTCGGCTCCGGGAGGGATGTGTCCTTTTCTCTCCCCTCTACCCGGACGGACTCGCCCGGGTCATCCGGCGGGTGCGGAAGGTGACGAGGCTCCTGGGCCCCCTCCGCAATGCCGACGAGGCTGTTTTCTTTTTCCGGGAGCTGTCCGTGGCGCTTCCGGAGCCGTGCAGGGAAAGTCTCGGCGTCCTCATGGGCCGTCAGGAGGCCCTGAGGAACGTAGAACATCGGCGGCTCGCGAAGGGGCTTGAGAGTCTCGGCGCGGGGAAGACCAACTCCGCCTTTGTCCGGGCCATGGCACGGCCGGCCGTTTTTCCGCAACCCCCTGTCGCCGTCGATCCCTTCACCCCCATCGGCTCTTTTGCCGCCGCGGCCCTAGATGGAAGCCTCGCCGATCTTCTCCCCCTGGTGCCTTCAGCGCGTGACGAAGAAGCAGCGGCGGCCCAGCACGCGCTACGGATCGCCGTCAAGCACTACCGCTACCGCGTCGAGATTCTCTCGTTCCTCATGGCCGCGGAGGGGTACGGGGATATCCACGCCACGATCAAGGCCTACCAGGACTGCCTGGGAACCATGCACGACCTGGATGTCTTCGTCGACATGGTGCGGCACGGGGGGTTGCCTCCGGAAGTTGAATGTGTCATCCTGAATGCCATTGCCGAGCGGCGCGGGAAGTCTTTTGCCCGCTTCGGGGAACTGCTCGGAGGGCATCCCTTCGAACTGATCGGAGAAGAGGTGAGGAGAGCGCTGTGA
- the sixA gene encoding phosphohistidine phosphatase SixA, with product MKLYLIRHGEAVERGETVREEDRWLTAVGRDGFRANARRLAKKVVAPEVIVTSPLVRAVQTADILAEVLGFSGEVTVSQELAPGFSSEGLFRLAGVRGSPRSLAVVGHEPDLGEVFGRLLGRDGALPLKKGAIVALRLDSAESGTPARFLWMIQRGKKFRELPEPG from the coding sequence GTGAAACTCTATCTGATCCGCCATGGGGAGGCCGTCGAGCGGGGCGAGACGGTCCGGGAGGAGGACCGCTGGCTTACCGCCGTCGGGCGTGACGGGTTCCGGGCAAACGCCCGACGTCTGGCAAAGAAGGTGGTCGCTCCCGAAGTAATCGTTACGAGTCCCCTGGTGCGGGCCGTGCAGACGGCCGATATCCTCGCCGAGGTTCTCGGTTTTTCCGGCGAAGTCACCGTATCGCAGGAGCTGGCGCCGGGGTTCAGTTCAGAGGGGCTCTTCCGCCTGGCAGGTGTCCGCGGATCGCCCCGGAGCCTGGCTGTGGTAGGGCACGAGCCCGACCTGGGTGAGGTTTTCGGTCGGTTGTTGGGGCGCGACGGCGCGCTTCCCCTCAAAAAAGGGGCGATTGTGGCACTGAGGCTGGATTCGGCGGAGAGCGGAACGCCTGCCCGGTTCCTGTGGATGATTCAGCGGGGCAAGAAGTTTCGTGAACTTCCCGAACCCGGTTAA
- a CDS encoding YcgN family cysteine cluster protein, giving the protein MKQPDNHDAAWESLCRQCGLCCFEKIEDDSGTIFFTQTPCRYLDVATRQCVIYERRFEINPECVKLTEELVRELPWLHDDCAYRRALGIKRTRTTMNGRPKRSKTKE; this is encoded by the coding sequence ATGAAACAGCCCGACAACCACGACGCCGCCTGGGAGTCCCTCTGCCGACAATGCGGCCTCTGCTGCTTCGAGAAGATCGAGGACGACTCCGGCACCATCTTTTTCACCCAGACCCCGTGCCGCTACCTAGATGTGGCCACCCGCCAGTGCGTCATCTACGAACGCCGCTTCGAGATAAATCCCGAATGCGTCAAGCTGACCGAAGAACTGGTCCGAGAGCTCCCCTGGCTCCATGACGACTGCGCCTATCGCCGGGCGCTGGGGATAAAGCGTACGCGGACAACGATGAATGGGCGGCCGAAACGGTCCAAGACAAAGGAGTGA